The following is a genomic window from Streptosporangiales bacterium.
GACGGCGAAGGTGAAGAACGAACAGGGCACCGCACCACCGAGCCTGGTGAACGTCTCCCCGCCTGTGCTGCGGCTGGAGGACGAGAAGAACAAGGTGGAGTACGCGGCGGTGGACGACAACGGGGAGAACCCGGTCGTCTTCCCCGCCTTCGACACCGGCTACGCCGTTGGGCCGCCGAAGGTGAACGGCTCGCATCTCAAGTTCCGGCTGGCCGTCTACGGGAACACCCTGGTCGGCGTCTCGGCCGCCGGCAAGGTCGTCGGCGTGGACGTGACGACGGGCAAGAAGACGTGGGAGAAGAGCCTCGGCAGCGGCACGACCGGTTCGCTGGTGCTGGGTGACGGGCCAGAGAACAAGGCGCGAATTTACACATTGAGTACGGCCGATAACCAAGAGTGGTTGACGGCCGTGAACCCACGCACCGGCAAGCTCACCGAGGGGTCGGTCGTGCGGGAGATCTCCGACGGAGACGTCGAGACCCGCGAGAAGCTCGTCGGGAACGGGTTCTTCCTGCAAGCGGGTGACGTGCTCATGGAGTTCGCGAGCCAGGGTGAAGAGGAATTCGCCGTCCGGGCGTACACTCCACAATGATCAATCCGGGTTTTCCGGAACCCTGGGCGTGGCCGGCTCCGTCGGACCGGTACCTTTCTTGGACAGCGGCTCCGTGCGAGGACTGACGGCAGGGCCGTAGGCGTGTACGCAGGAGGACTTTGTGTCGTCATCTGGTGGTCACTACGACGGCGGAGGCAACTGGGGACAGGGAGACGACCCCTGGGGCCAGGGGGAACCGCCACCACCCATGCCGGAGCAGGGTGGTGCTTGGGTCTCGCCCACCCAGGAGTGGACGTCCGGTCAACCCGATCAACCCGCTGGGCCGGGTAACTGGGACACCGGCCCACCACCGGCCGGTCAGGGCTGGGACACCGGTGCCCCACCCCCGCAGTGGGAGACCGCGCAGCCCGGCTACGGCCCCGGCATGCAGCAGCCTCCCCCGGGCATGCCGCCACCCGGCATGCAGCAGCCGTGGGACCAGGGCGTACCGCCGCCCATGGGCTACGGCCCACCGCCACCGCAGAAGAAGTCGAACAAGGGCCTGATCATCGGCCTCAGCGCCGGTGGCGGCGGCCTGCTGCTGATCGTCCTGATCGTCGTCATCGCCCTCGTCGCCACCTCAGGTGGTGGCGGCGGAGGAGGCGGCGGCGGTGGCGGTGGCGGCCTTGGCGACGGCGGCACCGCCCGCAAGCAGGCCTGGACCGTCCCAGAGCCGGACTCCAAGGAGGAGGCGACCACGGTCTCGGCGTACGTGGACGAGAAGAACAAGGTGTTCGTCCGCATCAGCCAGGCCGGCATCAGCGCCTACAACCTCAAGGACGGCAAGCAGAAGTGGAGTATCACGGCGCCCGACGGCGCGAAGGTGTGCTCGGGCACGAGGGAAGGACCGGACGGCGTCGCGGCGATCGTCTACGGCAGCGACAGCGCGTGCACCTCGGTCGCGGCGGTCGACGTGGCGACCGGCGAGGAGCTGTGGAACAGCACCATGGAGGTCAACAACTCGGACTTCCCGCCCAGGTACGCCTCCGTGGTGGCCTACGACGGCAAGATCTGGGTGTCGAACTCCGAGCGGGTCATCGGGTACTCCGCGAAGGAGTCGCCGGACGACGTGGAGCCGATGTCCGCGCGGCCGAAGTCGGAGTACTGCCGCCTGGGTGAGGCCATCCCCTCCGACGAGGGCGTGCTCACCTGGATGAACTGCACCGGCAAGAAGCCGGTCCTCTCCGCACTGACCGTCGAGGGCGACTCGCTGAAGGCGGCCTGGAGCAAGGAGGTCGACACCGAGGAGACGCGGATGAGCATCATCTCCGCGAACCCGCCGGTGATCCACCTCGACAACGCGTCCGACAACGGCGAGTTGCGGGTGTTCGACTCCGAGGGCAACCAGAAGCACATCGTCCAGTCGCGTGGCGACGGCGGTTCGCTCATGTTGCGCACGCTCAGCCTGAACTTCGCCGACATGCGCAAGGACTTCCCGGTGAAGATGGTCGCCAACTACCTGGTGTCACTCGCCCAGGAGGGCGACAGCTCGGACAGCAAGCAGAGTGCTGTCGGTGTCGACCTGACGACCGGGCAGCGGGCGTGGACCAAGCCGCTGGACAAGGAGAGCGAGTACGGCTCCATGGCGTGGGTGAACAACGCCGACCAGAAGAACGCCATGGTGCTCGGTAGCTCGTACGACTCCAACCCGCAGCTCTACGAGATCAACGCCGCGAACAAGGGCGCGACGAAGAAGAGCGACGAGCTCGACACCGGGGACTCGTCTTCGTCCTCGTACAGCTACGGCGCCATGCTGATCAACTCGGGCGACCGGCTCCTCGTGGTGAAGAGCAACCCGAGTGACGACGAGGGCATCATCACCGCGTACGCCTAGGCACTACCGACAACCGCCCGCCCGACCGTTCCCGGTCGGGCGGGCGGTTTGTTGTGTCCGGCTCGTCCACAGGGGGGATACGAACCGGCGCCGGATCTGCCAAGCTTGCCGGGTGATCGTCGGAGTGGGAGTGGACGTGGTCCCGGTCGAGCGGTTCGCGCAGGCGCTCGACCGCACACCTGGTTTGGCCGTGCGGGTGTTCACTCCGGCGGAGCGTGAGCTGCCGGTGGCCTCGCTGGCCGCGCGGTTCGCCGCGAAGGAGGCGGTGGCCAAGGCGCTCGGCGTCCCCGCCGGCATGGAGTGGCACGACTGCGAGGTCATCGGGCGCAACGGCACGCGGCCGCGGCTGGAGCTCCGCGGCACCGTGCAGTCGTGGGCGGCGAAGCTGGGCATCCGCACCTGGCACCTGTCGCTCAGCCACGACGGCGGCATGGCGGTCGCGATGGTCGTCGCCGAGGCATGAGGGTCCCCGGATGAGACGTGCGCACGAGGTGGCGAAGGTCCGCGCGGCCGAGCACGCCCTGATGGCGCGGCTGCCGGCCGGCGCGTTGATGCAGCGCGCCGCCGCGGGCCTTGCGGTCACCTGCGCGCGGCTGCTGCCCGGTGTGTACGGCAGCCGCGTGGTGCTGCTCGTCGGTAGTGGCGACAACGGCGGCGATGCGCTGTACGCGGGCGCCAGGCTGGCCCGGCGGGGAGCGCGCGTCGAGGCGCTGCTCAGTGGCTCCCGCGTGCACGCCGACGGGTTGGCCGCGCTGCGGGCCGCCGGCGGCCGCGTCGCCGCGTCGGCCGACGTGCTCGACACCGCGGACCTGGTGGTCGACGGCCTGCTCGGCATCGGTGGCCGGGGCGGGCTGCGCGAGCCCGCCGCCACCCTGGCCGCCCGCGTCGCCGAGTGCGACGCCACCGTGGTCGCCGTCGACCTGCCCAGCGGCGTGGACGCGTCCACCGGCGAGGTCACCGGGCCCGCCGTACGCGCGGACGTGACCGTCACGTTCGGCACCTGGAAGCCGTGCCTGCTGGTCGATCCCGCCGCGGCGTACGCGGGCGTGGTGGAGCTCGTCGACATCGGGCTGGCCGGCGACCTGGCGGCCGTGGACGTCGCGGCCCTGCAGGACTCCGACGTCGCGGACCTGCTGCCCGAGCCCGCGCGGGAGTCGGACAAGTACCGGCGCGGAGTAGTCGGTGTGGTGGCCGGCAGCGAGCGGTTCCTCGGGGCGGCGGTGCTCACGGTGACCGCCGCCGCGTCCGCCGGGATGGTGCGGTACTCGGGTCCGCGGCGGGTGGTGGACGCCGTGCTCGCCGCGGCGCCTGACATCGTCGCCCACGAGGGCATGCCGGCCGACGCGGGCCGGGTGCAGGCGTGGGTCGTCGGGCCCGGCCTGGACACCGACGAGGTCGCCCGCGAGCGGCTGACCCAGGTGCTGGCCGGCGACGTGCCGGTGCTGGTCGACGCCGACGGGCTGGGGGTGCTGGCTACGGCGCTCGGCGACGTCGTCGAGCGGTCGGCGCCGACACTGCTCACCCCGCACGCCGGCGAGGCCGCCAGGCTGCTCGGCGCGGACCGTGCGGAGGTAGAGGCGCGCCGGCTCGTGCACGTCCGCGCACTCGCGGAACGTACCGGGGCGACGGTCTTGCTCAAGGGCTCGACCACGCTCGTCGCCGGCCAGGACGGGCCGGTGCGCGCGAACCCGACGGGCACCTCGTGGCTCGCCACCGCGGGCTCGGGCGACGTGCTCTCCGGCCTGTGCGGCGCGCTGCTCGCGCAGGGCCTGCCGCCGTGCGACGCCGCCAGCGCAGGGGCGTACCTGCACGGCCTGGCGGCCCGGCTGGCCGCGGACGGTGCCCCGGTGCCGGCCCGCGACCTGGTGGGCGCGCTCCCGGCGGCCTGGCGGCAGTTGCGCGGCAGTTCTGGACAGGGGTGACGATGGCCGAAGCGAGCTGGGTACCGCAGACCACGCGACCGGTGATCATGGGTTCGCAGTACATGGTCTCCGCCGGCCACTACGCGGCCTCCCTGGCCGCGACGAGGGTGCTCGACGCCGGCGGGAACGCGGTGGACGCCGGCGTCGCCGCGGGGCTGTGCCTGAACGTCACCCAACCCGACCTCACGAACATCGGCGGGTCGCGCCGATCTGCGTGTACCTGGCCGAGCAGGAGCGGGTCGTCACGGTCAGCGGCCTCGGCAGCTGGCCGCCGGCGACCGACGCCAAGGTGTTCCTGCGGGATTGCGACGGACGCATCCCGTCCGACCTCAGGCGCAGTGTGGTGCCGGCCGCCGTCGACTCCTGGCTCACCGCACTGCGGCTGTTCGGTACGAAGCCGCTGGGCGAGGTGGCGGCCGCGGCGATCGACCTGGCGGAGAACGGCTTCCCCGTGCACTCGGTGATGGCGGAGACGCTCGGCGAGCCGGGCGCGCTCGCGTTGTTGCGTACCTGGCCGGGCAACGCCGCCACCTACCTCGACGAGCGCGGTGAGGCACTGCGCGTCGGCGACCTGATCGTGCAGCGCGACCTCGCCCGGACGCTGCGGCTGCTGGTGGAGGCCGAGCAGGGTGCGGCGACCCGGGCGGACGGCATCGCCGCCGCGCGCGACCGGTTCTACCGCGGCGACATCGCCGAGCGGATGGCTGCGTACTCCCGTGCCAACGGTGGCTGGCTGTCCGAAGCCGACCTCGCCGAGTTCAGCGTCGACGTCGAGGACGCGTGCGTCACCAACTACCGCGGCTACGACGTGTACGGGTGCGGCCCGTGGTGCCAGGGCCCGGTCGTGCTGGAGACGCTGAACATCCTCGAGGGCTACGACCTGGCGTCGCTCGGCCCGCAGAGCGCGGACGTCTACCACCTGGTCGTCGAGGCGCTGAAGGCCGCGTTCGCCGACCGCGACAGGTACTACGGCGATCCCCGGCACGTGGACGTGCCGCTCGACGGGCTGCTGTCCAAGGAGTACGCGGCGAGCTGGCGCGCGCGGATCGACCGCACCGCGGCGGCGCCCGGGATGCCGATGCCCGGTGACGCGTGGCGGTTCTCCGCCGCCGACGAGCCGGCGCCGACGAGCCGGTGGCGGCACCCCGACCCGAGCGTCGGCCCACAGGACCCGGACACCAGCTACCTCTGCGTCGTCGACGCGGCGGGCAACGCGTTCTCCGCGACCCCGAGCGACGGCGTGGCCACCGCCCCGGTCGTGCCCGGCCTCGGCTTCATCCTGTCCGGCCGCGGCAAGCAGTCGTGGCTCGACCCCGGGCACCCGTCGGTGGTACAGCCGGGCAAGCGGCCGCGGCTGCTCCCCAACCCCGGGCTCGTCCGCAGGGGCAACGACCTCGTGCTGCCGTACGGCACGCCGGGTCTGGACGTGCAGCCGCAGGCGATGGTGCAGTTCCTGGTCAACGTCATCGACTTCGAGCTCGACGTGCAGTCCGCGATCGAGGCGCCGAGGTGCGCGACGTACAGCTTCCCCGCGTCGTCCGACCCGCACCCGTACCGTCCCGGGCTGGTCGCGCTGGAGCAGCGCGCCGGCGAGGACGTCGCGGCGGCGCTGGCCGCGCGCGGGCACCAGGTCGAGCCGTGGCCGGCGTGGACGGGCACTGCCGGCTCGCTCGGCGCGATCCGGGCGGAGCCGCGCCGGCAGCTGTACGGCGGCGCCGGCGCCAGGCGGGTGGCGTACGCGCTCGGCCGCTGAGGGCGGGACGACCTCGTCGGCGGGCTGCGGGACAATGGCGGCGTGGATGCCACGCTGGCCGCAGAGGCGAGGGTCGACCTCGACGTGCTGCGCTCGAACGTCGCCACCCTGCGCGCACGGGTGCAGCGGCCGCTGATGGCCGTGGTGAAGGCCGACGGCTACGGGCACGGCATGGTGCCGGCCGCGAAGGCGGCGCTGGCCGGCGGCGCGGACTGGCTCGCGGTGGCACACCTCGGCGAGGCGCTGCAGCTGCGCGCCGCGGGGGTGACCGCGCCGCTGCTCGCCTGGCTCACCGTGCCCGGCGAGCGGTTCGCGGACGCGATCGCGGCGGACGTCGACCTGTCCGCCGGCGCGGTGTGGGCGGTCGACGAGGTCGCGCGCGGCGCGGCGGCCGCCGGCCGGACGGCGCGCCTGCAGCTGAAGGCCGACACCGGGTTGTCCCGCGGCGGCGCGACCGCCGCGGACTGGCCAGCGGTCGTCGCCAGGGCGCAGCAGTACGAGGCCGAGGGCCTGGTCCGGATAGTCGGCGTCTGGTCGCACTTCGCCTGTGCGGACGAGCCGGGACACCCGTCCGTGGCCGCGCAGCTGGCCAGCTTCCAGGCCGCGCTCGACTACGCGCAGGCGCGGGGCGTACGGCCGGAGCTGCGGCACCTGGCCAACTCGCCGGCCACGTTGACGCTGCCGGAGTCCTGGTACGACCTGGTGCGGCCCGGGCTGGCCTGTTACGGCCTCACCCCGACGCCGCAGCTGGGCGGGCCGCAGCGGTACGACCTGACCCCGGCGATGACGCTCGTCGGCCGGCTGGCCGGGGTGAAGCGGGTGCCGGCCGGTGCCGGCGTGTCGTACGGACACAGCTACCTGACCGAGCACGACACCACGCTGGCACTCGTCCCGCTCGGCTACGGTGATGGTGTGCCAAGAGCCGCATCGAACGCCGCGGAGGTGCTGGTGGCCGGAGAACGCCGCCGCATCGCCGGGCGCGTGTGCATGGACCAGTTCGTGGTCGACCTCGGCGACGCAGACGCGGCCGCCGGGGACGAGGTGGTGCTGTTCGGGCCTGGCACGGCGGGTGAGCCGACGGCGCAGGACTGGGCCGACGCGCTCGACACCATCTCGTACGAGATCGTCACCAGGGTCGGGGCGCGGGTGCCGCGCACGTACTCGGCTGCCATGGGGGAGGGACGGGCGCTTTGAACCGTGGCCCCAAGGTGGCCGGGATCGTGGTCGGTGCGGCCGCCGGCCTGCTCGCCGCTGGCACCGCGGCCGGTATCGCGGCGCAGCGGTATGCGGTCGGGAGGCTGCGGATGCGCCCAGACTCGGAGGCGCGGGAGCCGTTCGGCCGGCTACGCGGCCGGTCGCTGACCGTGCTCGCCGACGACGGCGTGCCGCTGCACGTGGAGATCGACGGCGACGACGACGCGGACGTGACCGTCGTGTTCTGCCACGGGTTCGGGCTGCGGTCGGACGCCTGGCACTACCAGCGGCGGTATCTGCGGCACCTGGGCCGGCTGGTCTTCTGGGACCAGCGCGGCCACGGCCGCTCCGGCCGCGGCGCCGACGAGCGCTGCACCATCGAGCAGCTCGGCCGCGACCTCAACGCCGTGCTGGGTGCGGCGGTGCCGCGCGGGCCGATCGTGCTCGTCGGGCACTCGATGGGCGGCATGACCATCATGGCGTTGGCCGAGCAGCACCCTGAGCTGTTCGGCGACCGAGTGGTCGGCGTCGGCCTGGTGGGCACCGCCGCGGACCCGGTGTCGTTCGTCGCCAGGAACTTCTCTCCTCGCCTGGACCCGGTGAGCGCTTCGGTGGTGGGCGTCCTGGGCAAACAGACCGCGCTGGTCGAAGGTGCGCGACGACTCGGCAGCGACCTGATGTACCTCTTGGTACACGCCTACGCGTTCGGCTCCGGTGCCGTGAGCCCGTCCGTCGCGACGTTCCAGGATCGGATGGTGCGACAGACGCCGATCGACGTGGTCGCCGCGTTCTACCCGGTGTTCGGCAACCACAACAGGTTTGCGGCGCTGCCGGTCATCGAGCGGGTGGAGTCCGTGGTCGTCGCCGGCGACGAGGACCGGCTCACCCCGCTCGCGCATGCGGAGACGTTGGTGAGCCATCTGCCCGGTGCCGAGTACGTCGTGGTGCCGCGTGCCGGGCACATGGTGATGCTGGAGGAGCCCGGCGCGGTCAACGAGGCGCTCGGCCAGCTGGTCGACCGTGCGCTGCTGTCCGCGGAATCGGACCGGTCGGCGTGAGGGGCGTACGGCGATGCGGCTGACGGTCACGGAGGCCGGGGCGGAGCAGGCGGTAGAGGTACATCAGGTCATCCACGAGGCGTTCATGGCTCGGCCGCGCCTGGACCCGCCCGCGGCCGCGTTGGCGGAGACGGTCGACTCGGTGCGCGAGGCGCTGGCGCGCAACGGCGGGCTGTTGTGCACCATCGACGGCGAGCCGGTGGGCGCGCTGCTGCTCGACCCGGACGGCGACGGCATCTGGCTGCGCCGGGTGGCCGTGGAGCCCAGGTTCCACAAGCACGGCATCGCCTCGGCGCTGGTCGCGTACGCGGAGGACCTGGCCGCCGCGCGCGGTTTCGACTGGGTGCGCGTGATCGCTCGCGCCGAGCTGCCGGGGACGGTGCGGTTCTGGCGGCACCGGGGCTTCTTCGACGAGTCCGCCGACGGCACCACGCTGGTGCTCGGCCGGCCGCTGCAGGTGGAGCTGCAGCTGCCGACGCCAGCGGACACCCGCGCGCTCGGCCGGCAGCTCGCCGCACACGTCGCGCCAGGCGACCTGCTGCTGTTGACCGGTGACCTCGGTGCGGGCAAGACGACGTTGGTGCAGGGTCTCGCCGAGGGCCTGGACGTCCGCGGCCAGGTGACGTCGCCGACGTTCGTCATCGCCCGGGTGCACCGGTCGCGCGGCGACGGCCCGCCGCTGGTGCACGTGGACGCGTACCGGCTCGGCGGCGTCGCCGAGGTCGACGACCTCGACCTGGACGTCGTAGTCGAGGAGTCGGTGACCGTCGTGGAGTGGGGCGCCGGCCTGGTCGAGGAGCTGTCCGACGACCGCCTGGAGCTCGCGCTGACCCGCCCGTCCGGCGAGGAGACCGGCGACGAACGGACGGTTCGGATAACGAGAGTCGGCGACCGCTGGCGCACGACCGACCTCAGGAAGCTCGGCGCCTGACCGCGTTGACCTCAACATCAGTTGAGGTTGTCGGATGGTGTCATGGCTACGATCGAGATCGGTACCGGCGCACCCGCGCCCGACGTCATGGACCTGACCTACGCCGCCAGGTTCGTGGAGGAGCTCGGCTTCGAGTCGGTGTGGATGCCCGACCTGGTCATCGGCGACGGTACGCCGGCGCTCGAGCCTGCGCTCGCGCTGGCCGCCGCCGCGGCCGCCACCGAGCGCGTACGGATCGGGTTCAGCGTGCTCGTGGTCCCGTTGCGGCCCGCGCCGTGGCTCGCGGTGCAGGTGGCGACCTTGCAGCAGTTGTCCGGCAACCGGTTGCTGCTCGGGGTCGGCACCGGTGGTTTCCCCGGTGCACCGTTCTGGCGTGCGCTCGGCGTACCTGGTCACGATCGGGGCCGCATCACCGACGAGACACTGCGCCTCCTGCCGCAGCTGCTGGCGGGCGAGCCGACGGCGGTCGTCGGCGGTGAGCCGCCGCTGACCTTGGCGCCCGCCGTGCCGATGCCGCCGGTGCTCGTGGGCGGCACGCACCGGGCCTTCCGCAGGGCGCTCGACCATGGCGCCGGCTGGTTCCCCTCCCTCGTCGCGCCCGACGACCTGGCGAGGTCGGTGACGACGTTGCGCGACCTGGCCGCCGAGCGCGGGGTACCGGTGCCCGAGATCACGGTCGGTGGGCACATGGTGATCGGTGACGACACCGAGGCGCGCTCGACGTACGACGCTCTCGTGCGCAACCTCGTCGACGTGCACGGGATGCCGCAGGAACAGGCGGCACGCACACCGATGCGGGCACGCAACGCGGAAGAGCTCGGGGAGATCTTCGCCGCCTACGCCTCCGCCGGCGCTGCCAGGATCGTCGCCGGTCCGGACAACGGTCCCTGGCAGACGCAGCTGGAACGGGTGGTCGAGGCCCGCGACCTGCTCGGCTGAGGGGCCGCCGTGGTCAGTCGTCGTCGAAGCCGAGGTACTCGAAGAGATCGAAGTCCTCGTCGTGCGGGTCGGCGATGATGCTGGCAGCCGCGCGAGTCATCCACTCCGACAGCGACATGTGCGCGTCCGCCGCGGCGCGTCGGGCCTGCGCCGCGACCTCGGCATCCATGGTGATGGTGATCTGCTCCGCAGGCATGGCGCGAATACTACTCCCGCACGTCAACCCTTCCCGGCAGCGCTATCGCCTCGAAACAGCCAGTTCAGCCGCGGTTCGACGAACGGACGCGCGAGGAACCGCACCGGGCGGCTGGACAGCAGGAGCGTGACGCCGAGCGCGACCGCGACGACCAGGAGCAGGCCGAGTACGTTCTTCGGCACCAGGTCGTACAGCTCGAGCGAGGTCGCGGCCTTGCGGAGGAACCTGTGCAGCACGTACACGTACATGGTCGCGACGCCGAGGCCGGTGAACCACGTGACGCCGCGCGGTACGACCGCGAGGAACGCGGTGAGCAGCACCAGGCCGATCGCCAGCGCGGCGGCGCGGTGCGCGATCCCGGAGCCGAGGCCGACGCCGAGGTCCGCGTAGCTCTCGTTGTAGAAGAACCAGACGTGCCCGCCGCCGCGGCCGAACAGGTACGCGCAGCCGAGCGCGCCCAGCAGGGTGGGGACGGCCAGGTATCGCGCGAGCTTGCTGCGAACGACGTCGAAGTACCAGTCCGGCAGCGTCAGGCCGAGTACGTAGAACGGCAGGAACCCGAGCACGCGCGCCAGGTCGAGGGTGGCCGGCAGCTGCGTCGCACCGGCGAGCAGCGAGACGGCGACGGCGAGCGCGACGGCGTACGCGGGGCGCAGGCTGTTCCACAGCGGCGCGCTCACCCGCCAGATGAGCAACGCGATGAGGAACCACATGGCGAACGACGGCGTGAGCAGGCTGACGCTGATCTCCGTGCCGCGCCAGACGTCGCGGAGCACCTCGTAGCTCGCCTCGAATACCAGGTACGGCACCACGATGCCGGTGACGACGCGTTGTGCCTGCCGCGGTCGGTTGGTGAAGCTGCGGGAGAGGTAGCCGGAGACGAGGATGAACACCGGCATGTGGAACGCGTAGATCGTGGCGTAAAGCGCGAGCCCGGCAGGCACCACGCGCATCGGGTCCACGGCGTGGCCGACGACGACGAGTGCGATCGCCAGCACCTTCGCGTTGTCGAGCAGCGGGTTGCGCTCGCTCTGCGGTGCCGCGACCGTGGCGGTCGTCGGGCCCGCCGTCACGACGGTGATTGTCCGGAGGAGCGGAACAGCCACTTCAGTCGCGGTTCCACCAGCGGCTGGCACAGGAACCGGGTCGGCCTGCTGCTCAACACCAGCGTGACGAGGAGAGCACCGGCGAGCACCGCGACGATGGCCGGGAACGTGTACATCCGCACGTCCTCGTAGATGCCGCTGTACTCCGCGCTCTTCACGATGAACCGGTGCATCAGGTACACGTACAGCGTGCCGGCGCCCAGCGACGTGAACCAGAGGTGCCTGCGGGGCAGCACCGCGAGGAAGGCGGTGCTCGCCGCGAAGCCGGCGACCAGCACCAGCGCCCGCCCGGTCATGCCGAACGCCTGGCTGACGCCCATCGTCTCGTAGCTGTACGTGTAGTAGAGCCAGTCGAGCTGAGTGTCGGGGAAGAACGCGTACGACGCGACGAACGGCGCGAGCAGCGTCGGCACGGCAGCGATCCGCGCCGCCTTCGTGCGGATCAGCTCGAAGTAGCGGTCGGGCAGCACCAGCCCGACGACGAAGAACGGCAGGAAGCCGAAGACCCGGTACAGGTCGAACTCGTCGGGCAGCGTGAGCAGCCCGGACGTGAGCGAGAGCGCGACCGCGATGCCGACCGCGTACGCCGGCCGGAATACGCGCCACAGTGGTGCCGTCACGCGCCAGAAGAACAGCGCTACCAGGAACCACATGGCGTAGCTCGGGTCGAGCAGGTCGATGCTCGGCGAGCCATTCGCCGCGTAGTAGTTGAAGATCTCGTAGCCGACCTCGAACACCAGGTACGGCACGACGATGGTCGTCACGATCCGCTGCGCCTGCCGCGGCTTGCTGGCGAAGCTGCGTGACAGCCGGCCGGCGATCAGGATGAACACCGGCATGTGAAAGGTGTAGATCATGACATACAGGGCGCGCATGAACGGCAGGTCGATGACCGCGGGCGCCTTGATCAGCGGCTCGGTCGCGTGGCCGATGACGACCAGCGCGATCGCCGCGATCTTCGCATTGTCGAGCAGCGGGTCGCGGTCCGGGCGTTCGCCCGGCGGTGGCGATCCGGCCTGCTCTTCTGTTGGCTGCGGGGGCGCCGTCGAGGGCCGCCGGCGGTTGGCCGGCCTCCGGTGACGCCTCC
Proteins encoded in this region:
- a CDS encoding acyltransferase family protein, whose translation is MARIPAGVRGRHRGRALAHVRAAHAARRVRPVPGLRLPAVLRRRAGAARPLLRADPHEGGADRCRADAARAVRRVVRVLPRHSARLALLHVQLRDDGRQPGVRHDRAGAGAGRRLRGEHRLPRGAAPQAPLVHVAGRRHAVRVPDAPVHREERGVQRHLRGRADVHVPGHRRGARRCSPRHAGVEQQADPVPVPAAGGTATEVAVPLLRTITVVTAGPTTATVAAPQSERNPLLDNAKVLAIALVVVGHAVDPMRVVPAGLALYATIYAFHMPVFILVSGYLSRSFTNRPRQAQRVVTGIVVPYLVFEASYEVLRDVWRGTEISVSLLTPSFAMWFLIALLIWRVSAPLWNSLRPAYAVALAVAVSLLAGATQLPATLDLARVLGFLPFYVLGLTLPDWYFDVVRSKLARYLAVPTLLGALGCAYLFGRGGGHVWFFYNESYADLGVGLGSGIAHRAAALAIGLVLLTAFLAVVPRGVTWFTGLGVATMYVYVLHRFLRKAATSLELYDLVPKNVLGLLLVVAVALGVTLLLSSRPVRFLARPFVEPRLNWLFRGDSAAGKG